Part of the Cellulomonas hominis genome, GCCGTCGGCTCCCGGGACCGCGTGAAGGCCGAGCGGTTCGCCACCGCGCACGGCATCCCGACCACGCACGTCGGCTACCAGGACCTCGTCGAGGACCCGCAGGTGGACGCCGTGTACGTGGCGACCCCGCACTCCCAGCACCGGGAGCACGCGCTGCTCGCCATCGCCGCCGGCAAGCACGTCCTGGTCGAGAAGGCGTTCACCCGCAACGCCGCCGAGGCGGAGGAGGTGTTCGCGGCCGCCCGCGCCGCCGGGGTGTTCGTCATGGAGGCGATGTGGACGCGGTTCCTGCCGCACGTCGCCGCGCTGCACCAGGTGATCGACTCCGGCGAGGTCGGTGAGGTCGTCACCGTGCAGGCCGACCACGGGCAGCACTTCGCGTTCGACCCGACCAGCCGGCTGTACGACCCGGCGCTCGCGGGCGGTGCGCTGCTCGACCTCGGCGTCTACCCGGTGTCGTTCGCGCACGACCTGCTCGGCGTCCCGGACGCGGTGCAGGCCAGCGGCGTGCTGACCGAGACGGGCGTCGACGGGCAGATCGGCATCGTGCTGTCCTACGGCACCCGGGCGCAGGCCGTACTCACCACGACGCTGTGGTCGAAGACCCCGACGACCGCCGCGATCTCGGGCACCGAGGGCAGCATCGTCGTCGAGGGCTCGTTCTACGCCCCGACGTCGTTCCGGGTGCAGCGACGCGACGGGCGGACGTGGGAGTTCAGCCAGCCCACGCCGCACGGCCTGCAGTTCGAGGCCGCCGAGGTCGCCCGCCGCGTGGCGGAGGGGGCGACCGAGAGCTCGCGCCTGACGTGGTCGGACACGCTCGCCGTCATGCGGACGATGGACGAGGTCCGCGCGCAGGTGGGCGTCGTCTACCCCGGCGAGTGACGTCGCGCCCGCGCCCCGGTCCGTCGTCGGTGGGCCGGGGCGCGGGCGTGTGGGCGGCGGTGGATACCCTGGCGCCCGTGACCCTGCCCGACCCGCCCGTGCCGCCCGCGCCTCCCGCCCCGTCCGCAGCCCCCGCCCGGCGCTCGCAGCCCGCGGACCCGGCCCGCGGCGTGGTGCCCGGCGGGCTGTTCGTCTCGTTCGAGGGCGGCGACGGCGCCGGGAAGTCGACCCAGTCCCGGCTGCTCGGCGCGTGGCTCACGGGCCTCGGGCTGGCCGTCGTCCTGACCCGCGAGCCCGGCGGCACGGAGCTCGGCCGGGTGCTGCGGCGCGAGGTGCTGCACGGCGGCCACGTCGACCCGCGCACCGAGGCGCTGCTGTACGCCGCGGACCGCGCGCACCACGTCGCGTCGCTGGTCCGGCCGGCGCTCGACGCCGGGTCGGTCGTCGTCACGGACCGGTACCTGGACTCGTCGGTCGCCTACCAGGGCACGGGCCGGGACCTCGGCGCGGACGAGGTGGAGCGCCTGTCGCTCTGGGCCACCGGCGGCCTGCTGCCCGCGCTGACCGTGCTGCTGGACCTCGACCCCGCCGCCGGGCTGGGCCGCCTGCGGGACCGCCCGGACCAGCCCGACCGGCTGGAGAGCGCCGGCGACGACTTCCACCGCCGCACCCGCGAGGCCTTCCTCGGCCGCGCCGCGGCGGACCCGGGGCGCTGGCTGGTGCTGGACGCGTCGCGGCCGGTCGAGGCCATCGCCGCCGACGTGCGGGCCCGCGTCGCGGCGCTCCTCGGCCTCGAGGACGCCGCGTGAGCACCGTCTGGGACGACGTCGTCGGGCAGGAGCCCGCGGTCGCGGTGCTGCGCGAGGCCGCGACCGACGCGTCGAAGATGACCCACGCGTGGCTGCTGACCGGGCCGCCGGGATCCGGCCGGTCCAACGCCGCCCGCGCGTTCGCCGCGGCGCTCCAGGACCCCTCCGGCGACCCCCGCAGCCCGGGGTGCGCGACCGTCCTGGCCGGCACGCACCCGGACGTGACGTTCGTCGCGACCGAGGGCGTCGTCATCCGCGCCGACACCGTGCGCCCGCTCGTCGAGCTCGCGCAGCGCGCGCCGTCCCAGGGCCGGTGGCGGGTCATCGTCATCGAGGACGCCGACCGGCTCAACGAGACGTCCGGCAACGTGCTGCTCAAGGCGATCGAGGAGCCGCCGCCGCGCACCGTGTGGCTGCTGTGCGCGCCGAGCCCGCAGGACGTGCTCGTGACGCTGCGCTCCCGGAGCCGCTCCGTGCCGCTGCGGGTGCCGTCCGTCGAGGCCGTCGCCGACCTGCTGGTGCGCCGCGACGGCGTCGACCCGGGCGTCGCGCTGGTCGCGGCCCGCGCGGCGCAGTCCCACGTCGGCGTCGCCCGCCGGCTCGCCCGGGACCCCGAGGCGCGGGCCCGGCGGGCCGCCGTGCTGCGGATCGCCCCGCGCGTGCGCGGCGTCGGGGACGC contains:
- a CDS encoding Gfo/Idh/MocA family protein — protein: MTLVEDPRTAPPIRWGILGAGYIAGSFAAAVRSATRAQLVAVGSRDRVKAERFATAHGIPTTHVGYQDLVEDPQVDAVYVATPHSQHREHALLAIAAGKHVLVEKAFTRNAAEAEEVFAAARAAGVFVMEAMWTRFLPHVAALHQVIDSGEVGEVVTVQADHGQHFAFDPTSRLYDPALAGGALLDLGVYPVSFAHDLLGVPDAVQASGVLTETGVDGQIGIVLSYGTRAQAVLTTTLWSKTPTTAAISGTEGSIVVEGSFYAPTSFRVQRRDGRTWEFSQPTPHGLQFEAAEVARRVAEGATESSRLTWSDTLAVMRTMDEVRAQVGVVYPGE
- the tmk gene encoding dTMP kinase; amino-acid sequence: MVPGGLFVSFEGGDGAGKSTQSRLLGAWLTGLGLAVVLTREPGGTELGRVLRREVLHGGHVDPRTEALLYAADRAHHVASLVRPALDAGSVVVTDRYLDSSVAYQGTGRDLGADEVERLSLWATGGLLPALTVLLDLDPAAGLGRLRDRPDQPDRLESAGDDFHRRTREAFLGRAAADPGRWLVLDASRPVEAIAADVRARVAALLGLEDAA
- a CDS encoding DNA polymerase III subunit delta'; the encoded protein is MSTVWDDVVGQEPAVAVLREAATDASKMTHAWLLTGPPGSGRSNAARAFAAALQDPSGDPRSPGCATVLAGTHPDVTFVATEGVVIRADTVRPLVELAQRAPSQGRWRVIVIEDADRLNETSGNVLLKAIEEPPPRTVWLLCAPSPQDVLVTLRSRSRSVPLRVPSVEAVADLLVRRDGVDPGVALVAARAAQSHVGVARRLARDPEARARRAAVLRIAPRVRGVGDAVLAAGELVETAQADAKAATEERDAAERQALLHSLGADGLTTLPPALRGPLRQLEEEQKRRATRAQRDVLDRAMVDLLSFYRDVLVLQLGADVHLVNAEHEEAARSLAGSSTPEQTVRRMDAIGEARTRLEGNVAPLLAVEAMMIALRPQA